The following proteins are encoded in a genomic region of Limanda limanda chromosome 22, fLimLim1.1, whole genome shotgun sequence:
- the znf219 gene encoding LOW QUALITY PROTEIN: zinc finger protein 219 (The sequence of the model RefSeq protein was modified relative to this genomic sequence to represent the inferred CDS: inserted 4 bases in 3 codons; deleted 1 base in 1 codon), whose protein sequence is MTCRVINLLAASPVIEGGVCPPISPKYTQWHKIAHTAEDGFPPECVFSLSCEQPQXPPTLPSLDHSPRASSPLTQLSLPPHSPGPSPLSPDPTPYFPLSPFPPHEEDEEDGEDGLDAVPPSPTPALALFPGGGRDRKLGAPPXLDPSPPVTPSAPLLGFETLELALSSGPSGTCDGELDLQLFQKDTVTRATPGGGGASSGPALKFPCHVCGKRFRFQSILSLHARAHSLDRDRRASALHRGAPPPAAPPKQQLRVQQNHRSHTIQRSLPGTLIQHLIEDEHEVKGHDDHDPNFLLDDSTPLTPPLTEDPVSVTSPYYSTTGEAASTPTAPAFRCHACKGKFRTASELARHVRILHNPYKCSLCPFSASQEESLASHLQELHPSPELPSLPPAFNSRPIIATPDTPVPTPTHTPAPTPNTPQATAAGAAAAAASPTLPAFRCEICGQRFTQSWFLKGHMRKHKDSLDHKCQVCGRGFKEPWFLKNHMKVHLNKLGLKAGLGTLGGPGGANQQAKGAATNHSLNALYSSLLLAQRXGGRGGRSDRNAGGRLGMGSSKSAILGYLGLPSDGSSCMERLQAVAQVAEMGNGGGGIGGPGGGDLGRAARAMGEATASVSEGEQATWWQLVARSLAVAQQQQQQQQQQQQQQQQQQQQQQQQQQQQQQQQQQQQQQQRSQQPGQRGAGRSSVITDADQVRAYLGGLDPRDDSGAGGPWECPDCGKLFRSLQQVVVHARVHTQRPQKGGGGGGGEAEGGGSRRGAGLGRAGGGEVREESQLHGGGSQQAGAASGFHSLISTFKEENGLTAVSSTPSVPIRERVRGRGIKDCPYCGKAFRSSHHLKVHLRVHTGERPYKCPHCDYAGTQSGSLKYHLQRHHREQRHALSASSNSSSAGLTSTINSLTSGASGLAKQRRSQTNHCPINRGPTDAPPSRLGQQSWLLGLPDQRENRKALAALRDVDLETQYRYLSGVMGALYQGGMEGSWIRESPPPKAPKVSRRKPLTTSRMVQPSSDKESPASSTQEVGFEPLDLSRRPSPGFGGTEDDGVMSVADGGVVDGGDDSSGVKLSQCLFCPFRTSSAELMAMHLQVNHTSKSRRKRGSSASLDYGGASKSTKLGTDFSDLDSLGIWRPEGETPLGEWSSTQTLNGLSGDPAGHGGHVLDYADSKLASVSKNVRDGLGLREKLEEEDEEQEEELEENLENSSGEDSQDQDLRMSLALSPALSSNHLVEDQERV, encoded by the exons GTGATTGAAGGAGGAGTCTGCCCCCCCATCAGCCCAAAGTACACACAATGGCATAAGATCGCACACACTGCTG aGGATGGATTCCCCCCggagtgtgtgttctctctctcctgtgagcAGCCCC GCCCCCCGACGCTGCCGTCCCTGGACCACAGCCCCCGGGCGTCGTCCCCTCTCACCCagctctctctgcccccccacagCCCGGGACCCTCGCCCCTGAGCCCGGACCCCACGCCCTACTTCCCCCTGTCTCCCTTCCCCCCccacgaggaggacgaggaggatggCGAG GACGGGCTGGACGCGGTTCCTCCGTCCCCGACCCCGGCGCTGGCTCTGTTCCCTGGAGGGGGGCGGGACAGGAAGTTGGGTGCACCCCC TTTGGACCCCTCCCCCCCGGTGACGCCATCAGCACCGCTCCTCGGATTCGAGACCCTGGAGCTCGCCCTCTCCTCCGGGCCGAGCGGGACCTGCGACGGCGAGCTGGACCTGCAGCTGTTCCAGAAGGACACGGTTACCAGGGCGACACCCGGAGGGGGAGGGGCCTCATCAGGGCCGGCACTCAAGTTCCCCTGTCACGTGTGCGGGAAGAGATTCCGATTCCAAAGTATTCTGTCTCTTCACGCCCGAGCTCACAGTCTGGACCGAGACCGCCGAGCGTCGGCCCTCCACCggggcgcccccccccccgctgcccccccgaagcagcagctcagggtCCAACAGAACCACAGGAGTCACACGATCCAGCGTTCACTGCCCGGGACGCTCATCCAGCATCTGATCGAGGACGAGCACGAGGTCAAGGGTCACGATGACCACGACCCAAACTTCTTACTGGACGACAGCACGCCGCTGACTCCTCCCCTCACAGAGGACCCTGTCTCTGTGACCTCTCCCTATTACTCCACCACCGGGGAGGCGGCGTCTACTCCCACGGCGCCCGCGTTTCGCTGCCACGCCTGCAAAGGGAAGTTCCGCACGGCGTCGGAGTTGGCACGCCACGTCCGCATCCTGCACAACCCGTACAAGTGTTCCCTCTGCCCGTTCTCCGCCAGCCAGGAGGAGAGCCTGGCGTCCCACCTGCAGGAGCTCCACCCGTCTCCAGAGCTTCCATCTCTGCCACCGGCCTTCAACTCCAGGCCCATCATTGCAACGCCGGACACTCCTGTGCCCACCCCGACCCACACCCCCGCCCCGACCCCCAACACCCCCCAGGCGACAGCGGCAGgggcggcggcagcggcggcgTCGCCCACGCTGCCGGCGTTCCGCTGTGAGATCTGCGGCCAGCGGTTCACCCAGTCCTGGTTCCTGAAGGGACACATGAGAAAGCACAAAGACTCCCTGGACCACAAGTGCCAGGTGTGTGGGCGTGGCTTCAAGGAGCCTTGGTTCCTCAAAAACCACATGAAGGTTCATCTCAACAAACTGGGACTGAAGGCTGGGCTGGGGACTCttggggggccggggggggctAACCAGCAGGCCAAAGGCGCCGCGACGAACCACTCCCTCAACGCCCTCTACTCCAGCCTCCTTCTGGCCCAGC GGGGGGGCAGAGGTGGAAGGTCGGACAGGAACGCTGGAGGCCGACTGGGGATGGGATCGAGCAAGTCAGCCATCCTGGGATACCTGGGGCTGCCCAGTgacggcagcagctgcatggaGCGACTCCAAGCCGTGGCGCAGGTGGCGGAGATGGGAAACGGCGGTGGCGGGATTGGCGGCCCAGGAGGCGGAGACCTGGGAAGAGCCGCTCGAGCCATGGGCGAGGCTACCGCATCGGTATCTGAAGGAGAACAGGCGACCTGGTGGCAGCTGGTAGCTCGCAGCCTTGCAGTcgctcagcagcagcaacaacagcaacaacaacaacaacaacaacaacaacaacaacaacaacaacaacaacaacagcaacagcagcagcagcagcagcagcagcagcagcagcagcagcagaggtccCAGCAGCCGGGCCAGAGAGGAGCAGGGCGGAGCTCCGTGATCACAGACGCTGACCAGGTCCGAGCCTACCTCGGAGGCCTGGATCCACGAGACGACTCCGGAGCGGGGGGGCCGTGGGAGTGTCCCGACTGCGGGAAGCTGTTCCGCAGCCTGCAGCAGGTGGTGGTCCACGCCCGCGTCCACACCCAGCGGCCCCAGAAGGGAGGCGGAGGCGGCGGTGGCGAGGCGGAGGGAGGCGGCAGTCGTCGCGGAGCCGGACTGGGGCGAGCAGGCGGAGGCGAGGTGAGGGAGGAGTCTCAGCTTCACGGCGGAGGATCCCAACAAGCGGGAGCGGCTTCGGGGTTCCACTCTCTCATCTCAACCTTCAAAG AAGAAAATGGCTTGACAGCAGTCTCCTCCACACCTTCAGTTCCCATCAGGGAGCGAGTGCGTGGTAGAGGAATAAAAGACTGCCCGTACTGTGGGAAAGCCTTCCGCTCCTCACACCACCTTAAAGTGCACCTGAGAGTTCACACAG gtGAGAGACCCTACAAGTGTCCCCACTGTGACTATGCGGGAACCCAGTCCGGGTCCCTGAAGTACCACCTGCAGCGGCACCACCGCGAGCAGCGCCACGCCTTGTCCGCCTCGTCCAACTCCTCCTCCGCCGGACTCACCTCCACCATCAACAGTCTGACCTCTGGAGCCTCCGGGCTGGCCAAGCAGCGCCGCTCCCAAACCAACCACTGCCCCATCAACCGAGGCCCGACCGACGCCCCCCCCTCGCGGCTGGGCCAGCAGTCCTGGCTCCTGGGGCTTCCGGACCAGCGAGAGAACCGCAAGGCCTTGGCGGCTCTGAGGGACGTGGACCTGGAGACCCAGTACCGGTATCTGTCCGGGGTGATGGGAGCGCTGTACCAAGGTGGGATGGAAGGAAGCTGGATTAGAGAGTCCCCCCCACCCAAGGCCCCTAAAGTGTCCCGGCGTAAGCCCCTGACCACGAGCCGGATGGTCCAGCCTTCCAGTGACAAGGAGAGTCCAGCGTCTTCCACTCAGGAGGTCGGGTTCGAACCTCTGGATCTGTCCCGTCGTCCCTCGCCCGGGTTCGGAGGGACGGAGGATGACGGGGTCATGAGTGTGGCGGACGGAGGGGTTGTCGATGGCGGCGATGACTCATCAGGCGTCAAACTGAGCCAGTGTTTGTTCTGCCCGTTCCGCACGTCCTCAGCAGAGCTCATGGCCATGCATCTCCAGGTCAACCACACCAGCAAGTCCCGGCGTAAGAGAGGCTCTTCAGCTAGCTTAGACTACGGCGGAGCCTCGAAGTCCACCAAGCTCGGGACGGATTTCTCCGACCTCGACTCCTTGGGGATATGGAGGCCTGAAGGTGAGACCCCCTTGGGTGAGTGGTCCTCAACCCAGACCCTCAACGGGCTCTCAGGGGATCCAGCAGGACATGGGGGTCATGTTCTGGACTACGCGGACTCCAAACTGGCCTCGGTGTCCAAGAATGTAAGGGACGGTCTGGGGCTgagggagaagctggaggaggaggatgaagagcaggaggaggaactggaggagaacctggagaacagCAGTGGAGAGGACTcccaggaccaggacctgagGATGTCCCTGGCTCTGTCTCCGGCCCTGAGCTCCAACCACCTGGTGGAGGACCAGGAACGAGTCTGA